A DNA window from Comamonas sp. 26 contains the following coding sequences:
- a CDS encoding CBS domain-containing protein: MKVSDILRVKGNTLYTVSPDESLAAAVQVMSEKDIGSLVVMEHGDVVGMLTFREVIQGFVKTGGVERASVRGAMDDAPMTCTMETDMDEVRRMMLDRHARYMPVMDKRMLMGVISLYDVAKAVVDSQNFENRMLKAYIRDWPEGERQGAD, translated from the coding sequence ATGAAAGTAAGTGACATCCTGCGCGTCAAAGGCAACACCCTGTATACGGTGTCGCCCGATGAAAGCCTGGCTGCTGCGGTGCAGGTGATGTCGGAAAAGGACATCGGCTCGCTGGTGGTCATGGAACACGGCGATGTGGTGGGCATGCTCACCTTCCGCGAAGTGATTCAGGGCTTTGTGAAAACCGGCGGCGTGGAGCGTGCCTCCGTGCGCGGCGCCATGGACGATGCGCCAATGACCTGCACCATGGAAACCGATATGGACGAGGTGCGCCGCATGATGCTGGACCGCCACGCGCGCTATATGCCCGTGATGGACAAGCGCATGTTGATGGGCGTGATCAGCCTGTATGACGTGGCCAAGGCCGTGGTGGATAGCCAGAACTTTGAGAACCGCATGCTCAAGGCCTATATCCGCGATTGGCCTGAAGGCGAGCGCCAGGGCGCTGATTAA
- a CDS encoding O-acetylhomoserine aminocarboxypropyltransferase yields the protein MPGYSDPGFDTLSLHAGAQPDPATGARATPIHLTTSFVFESSDHAASLFNLERPGHVYSRISNPTNAVLEQRVSALEGGVGAIAVASGQAALHLSIATLMGAGSHIVASTALYGGSQNLLHYTLRRFGIETTFVKPGDIDGWRAAVRPNTKLFFGETVGNPGLDVLDIPTISAIAHGAGVPLLVDSTLTSPWLMQPLKHGADIVYHSATKFLSGHGTVIGGIVVDGGSFDWEKSGKFPELTEPYDGFHNMVFSEESTVGAFLLRARREGLRDFGACLSPHSAWLILQGIETLPLRMERHMKNTEKVVQFLASHPLVSRVGHPMLESHSSYALAKKLLPRGAGSVFSFDIAGNRNQGKKFIETLKVFSHLANVGDCRSLVIHPASTTHFRMSDEALSQAGISQGTIRLSIGLEDADDLIDDLKRALKAAEKAA from the coding sequence ATGCCCGGCTACTCAGACCCCGGTTTTGACACCCTGAGCCTGCACGCAGGTGCACAGCCCGACCCCGCCACCGGCGCACGCGCCACGCCCATTCACCTGACAACCTCGTTTGTCTTTGAATCGAGCGACCACGCGGCCAGCCTGTTCAACCTGGAGCGGCCCGGCCATGTCTACAGCCGCATCAGCAACCCCACCAACGCGGTGCTGGAGCAGCGTGTCTCCGCACTTGAAGGCGGTGTAGGCGCAATTGCCGTGGCCAGCGGGCAAGCAGCACTGCACCTCTCCATTGCCACGCTGATGGGCGCAGGCAGCCATATCGTGGCCAGTACCGCCCTCTATGGAGGATCGCAGAACCTGCTGCACTACACGTTGCGCCGCTTTGGCATAGAAACCACCTTCGTCAAGCCCGGCGACATTGACGGCTGGCGCGCAGCCGTGCGCCCCAACACCAAGCTGTTCTTTGGCGAAACCGTGGGCAACCCCGGGCTGGATGTGCTGGACATTCCCACCATCAGCGCTATCGCTCATGGGGCTGGCGTGCCGCTGCTGGTGGACTCAACCCTCACCTCTCCGTGGCTGATGCAGCCGCTTAAACATGGCGCGGACATCGTCTATCACTCTGCAACCAAGTTTCTCTCGGGACACGGCACGGTGATTGGCGGCATCGTGGTGGACGGCGGCAGTTTTGACTGGGAAAAATCGGGCAAATTCCCCGAACTGACCGAGCCCTACGACGGCTTTCACAACATGGTGTTCAGCGAGGAAAGCACGGTGGGTGCCTTCTTGCTGCGTGCCCGCCGCGAAGGCCTGCGCGACTTTGGCGCCTGCCTGAGCCCGCACAGCGCATGGCTGATTTTGCAAGGCATTGAAACCCTGCCGCTGCGCATGGAACGCCACATGAAGAACACCGAAAAGGTGGTGCAGTTCCTGGCCAGCCATCCCCTGGTCAGCCGCGTGGGCCACCCCATGCTGGAGAGCCATTCCTCCTACGCTCTGGCCAAGAAACTGCTGCCGCGCGGCGCGGGCTCGGTGTTCAGCTTTGATATTGCCGGCAACCGCAACCAGGGCAAGAAGTTCATCGAAACACTGAAGGTCTTCAGCCACCTGGCCAATGTGGGCGATTGCCGCTCTCTGGTGATTCACCCCGCCAGCACCACGCATTTCCGCATGAGCGATGAAGCGCTTTCGCAAGCGGGCATCAGTCAAGGCACGATTCGTCTGTCGATTGGCCTGGAAGATGCCGATGATCTGATTGACGACCTGAAACGTGCGTTGAAGGCCGCAGAAAAAGCCGCGTGA
- a CDS encoding bifunctional UDP-sugar hydrolase/5'-nucleotidase, which yields MVVANKKSKQRQPRALSPGWRCAFRSIVAGAAAALLSIGLSACGGGAIKPASMDITLLGFNDFHGNLEPPRQAVVAKNAQGRSVAVPAGGAAYLAQAVAERRAASRHVAVVTAGDMIGASPIVSSLFLDEPTIEALNLMKVDFAATGNHEYDQGADELLRMQNGGCEKFTSKEPCQLSKPFKGAAFQYLAANTIRDDGKPLFPSTGVKFFEQDGLRIGVGFIGMTLQNTPHMVRPSGVKGLRFTAEALTANALIPQLRAQGADVIVVLVHEGGSTTSSLQDNSCQGLSGDIVPILEQLSAEVDVVISGHTHRAYLCDYAKVNPNKPFLLTSGGLYGTLLTEVKLTVDARTRRVSQKSARQNIVQGEAYTGSAGVVALQPDFPVFAADPGVAQLVARYKAAAQPLAAMPVGRLAAAALRMPHSNGESVVGRMVADSILAATQDAAAGGAQVAFMNSGGVRADLLPDASGQVTYGQLFSVQPFGNTLMVMSLTGEQIRQVLEQQFNSGTNTVDAPRILQVSQGFGYRFDRSQTAGQRVSEIRLNGRPLDMAQTYRVGLQSYLGTGGDNFSIFMQGTDVVGGMLDVDALVEHVRAQSWVAPMALPLHERIARVY from the coding sequence ATGGTTGTAGCAAACAAAAAATCCAAGCAACGCCAGCCCCGCGCTTTGTCGCCGGGCTGGCGTTGTGCATTTCGAAGCATTGTAGCAGGTGCTGCTGCGGCATTGTTGTCGATAGGTCTGTCGGCCTGTGGCGGTGGCGCGATCAAGCCCGCCAGCATGGATATCACCTTGCTGGGCTTCAATGACTTTCACGGCAATCTGGAGCCGCCCAGGCAGGCCGTAGTGGCGAAAAACGCGCAAGGACGGAGCGTAGCGGTGCCCGCAGGGGGCGCGGCCTATCTGGCGCAGGCGGTTGCCGAGCGGCGTGCTGCCAGTCGCCATGTGGCGGTGGTGACGGCGGGGGACATGATTGGGGCATCGCCCATCGTGTCATCGCTGTTTCTGGATGAGCCTACGATTGAGGCGCTGAACCTGATGAAGGTGGACTTTGCCGCCACCGGCAACCACGAATACGACCAAGGCGCTGACGAGCTGCTGCGCATGCAAAACGGTGGCTGCGAGAAGTTCACCAGCAAAGAGCCTTGCCAGCTCAGCAAACCCTTTAAGGGCGCGGCGTTTCAGTATCTGGCGGCCAACACCATCCGCGATGATGGAAAACCGCTGTTCCCCTCCACAGGCGTGAAATTTTTTGAGCAAGACGGCTTGCGCATCGGCGTGGGCTTTATCGGCATGACGCTCCAGAACACGCCGCACATGGTGCGCCCCAGCGGCGTGAAAGGGCTGCGCTTTACGGCAGAGGCGCTGACGGCCAATGCGCTGATTCCGCAGCTGCGCGCACAAGGGGCTGATGTGATCGTGGTGCTGGTGCATGAAGGCGGTAGCACCACAAGTAGCCTGCAGGACAATAGTTGCCAAGGACTGTCTGGCGATATCGTGCCGATTCTGGAGCAGCTCTCTGCCGAGGTGGATGTGGTCATCTCCGGCCATACGCATCGGGCTTATCTGTGTGACTACGCCAAGGTCAACCCGAATAAACCGTTTTTACTGACCAGCGGTGGCCTGTACGGCACGCTGCTGACCGAGGTAAAGCTCACCGTCGATGCGCGCACGCGCCGCGTGAGTCAAAAGTCGGCACGCCAGAATATCGTGCAAGGCGAGGCCTATACCGGCAGCGCAGGCGTGGTGGCGCTGCAGCCCGACTTCCCGGTCTTTGCTGCGGATCCGGGCGTGGCGCAGCTGGTGGCCCGCTACAAGGCCGCTGCGCAGCCCCTGGCAGCGATGCCCGTGGGGCGGCTGGCAGCTGCAGCCTTGCGCATGCCGCACAGCAATGGCGAAAGCGTGGTGGGCCGCATGGTGGCTGACAGCATTCTGGCCGCCACGCAAGATGCGGCGGCGGGCGGGGCGCAGGTGGCCTTTATGAATTCTGGCGGCGTGCGCGCCGATCTGTTGCCGGATGCGAGCGGGCAGGTCACTTACGGCCAACTTTTCAGCGTGCAGCCTTTTGGCAATACGCTGATGGTGATGAGCCTGACGGGCGAGCAGATTCGCCAGGTGCTGGAGCAGCAGTTCAACAGCGGCACCAACACCGTGGATGCGCCGCGCATCCTGCAGGTGTCGCAAGGCTTTGGCTACCGCTTTGACCGCAGCCAGACCGCAGGGCAGCGGGTGAGCGAGATTCGCCTCAACGGCCGCCCGCTGGACATGGCTCAAACCTATCGCGTGGGCCTGCAAAGCTATCTGGGCACGGGCGGCGACAACTTCAGCATTTTTATGCAAGGCACTGATGTCGTGGGCGGCATGCTGGATGTGGATGCGCTGGTTGAGCATGTGCGCGCGCAGAGCTGGGTAGCACCCATGGCGCTACCGTTACATGAGCGTATTGCGCGCGTCTATTAA
- a CDS encoding lytic transglycosylase domain-containing protein, with translation MPASGKLVASARTLGHKTANGFLALTHNGFALLGLAVAISALIFISRPDLRLAGESQLRQWLDARLPVVAEASIEEAPTSEIIVASDRATAVNPKSLPKEQAAVAYWLSTKYRVAPEPIAALVSEAYAQGKANKLDPTLILAIMAIESSFNPFAQSPVGAQGLMQVMTKIHTDKYESFGGQHAAFDPVTNLKVGVKVLKECIARAGSIEGGLRYYVGAANLPSDGGYAAKVLAEHQRMRLGAGLRAANPLVAANTAPPVAKSAVPKVAEATTVSHAQQVIVANSSL, from the coding sequence ATGCCAGCGTCAGGAAAATTAGTCGCCTCTGCGCGAACGTTGGGCCACAAAACGGCCAACGGTTTTCTTGCTCTTACCCACAACGGTTTCGCCCTCCTGGGCTTGGCCGTGGCCATTTCGGCCTTGATTTTCATCTCTCGCCCAGACCTGCGTCTGGCTGGCGAATCTCAGCTGCGTCAGTGGCTGGATGCCCGCCTACCCGTGGTTGCTGAAGCCAGCATCGAAGAAGCCCCCACTTCCGAGATCATTGTCGCCAGCGACCGCGCCACCGCAGTCAACCCCAAAAGCCTGCCCAAGGAGCAAGCTGCTGTCGCCTACTGGCTCAGCACTAAGTACCGCGTTGCACCCGAGCCCATTGCCGCTCTGGTCAGCGAAGCCTATGCACAGGGCAAAGCCAACAAGCTGGACCCCACACTGATTCTGGCCATCATGGCCATTGAATCGAGCTTCAACCCGTTTGCCCAAAGCCCTGTCGGTGCCCAAGGCCTGATGCAGGTGATGACCAAGATTCACACCGACAAGTACGAGAGCTTTGGCGGCCAGCATGCCGCGTTTGATCCCGTGACCAATCTGAAGGTTGGTGTCAAGGTTCTCAAGGAATGCATTGCCCGCGCCGGCTCCATCGAAGGTGGCTTGCGCTACTACGTAGGTGCCGCCAATCTGCCAAGCGATGGTGGCTATGCCGCCAAGGTGCTGGCCGAGCATCAGCGTATGCGCCTGGGTGCAGGCCTGCGTGCCGCCAATCCTTTGGTCGCCGCCAACACGGCGCCCCCAGTAGCCAAGTCTGCCGTGCCCAAGGTAGCAGAAGCCACCACGGTGTCTCACGCTCAGCAAGTCATTGTGGCTAATTCCAGCCTGTAA
- the nrdR gene encoding transcriptional regulator NrdR has translation MKCPFCSNPDTQVVETRESEDGGFIRRRRRCGGCDKRFTTYERPEVSFPTVVKKDGRRIEYERAKLQGSFKIALRKRPVSTALIDAAIERIEDKLLNLGQREIDSSRLGELVMDELKGLDKVGYIRFASVYRSFEDVDDFTNIMDEVRSPKVKAPKKPAAS, from the coding sequence ATGAAGTGCCCCTTCTGCAGCAACCCGGACACGCAAGTTGTCGAAACGCGCGAGTCCGAGGATGGGGGCTTCATTCGCCGCCGCCGCCGCTGCGGTGGCTGCGACAAGCGTTTCACAACGTATGAACGGCCCGAGGTCAGCTTTCCGACCGTAGTCAAGAAAGATGGCCGCCGCATCGAGTACGAGCGCGCCAAGCTGCAAGGCTCTTTCAAGATCGCGCTACGCAAGCGCCCGGTGAGCACCGCGCTCATCGATGCCGCCATAGAGCGCATCGAAGACAAGCTACTCAATCTGGGTCAGCGCGAGATCGATTCCAGCCGCCTTGGCGAGCTGGTTATGGATGAGCTCAAGGGCCTGGACAAAGTGGGCTATATCCGCTTTGCCAGCGTCTATCGCAGCTTTGAGGATGTGGACGACTTCACCAACATCATGGATGAAGTCCGCAGCCCCAAGGTCAAAGCGCCCAAGAAGCCAGCTGCCAGCTGA
- the glyA gene encoding serine hydroxymethyltransferase, protein MFQRTDTVAKVDPELFAAIQAEDHRQQEHIELIASENYCSPAVMEAQGSQLTNKYAEGYPGKRYYGGCEHVDVVEQLAIDRIKQIFGAEAANVQPNSGSQANQAVLMAFAKPGDTILGMSLAEGGHLTHGMALNMSGKWFNAVSYGLDANEAIDYDKMEALAREHKPRIIVAGASAYALHIDFERFAKIAKEVGAIFWVDMAHYAGLIAAGVYPNPVPHADVVTTTTHKSLRGPRGGVILMKAEHEKALNSAIFPGLQGGPLMHVIAGKAVAFKEALTPEFKAYQEQVVKNAKVMADTLTARGLRIVSGRTESHVMLVDLRAKGITGKAAEAALGLAHITVNKNAIPNDPEKPFVTSGIRIGTPAMTTRGFGEEETRITANLVADVLENPTDEATLAAVREKVAALTAKLPVYSK, encoded by the coding sequence ATGTTTCAACGCACCGATACCGTCGCTAAAGTCGACCCCGAACTGTTTGCCGCCATCCAGGCTGAAGACCATCGCCAGCAAGAGCATATCGAGCTGATCGCCAGCGAGAACTACTGCTCGCCCGCCGTGATGGAAGCCCAGGGCTCCCAACTGACCAACAAGTACGCCGAAGGCTATCCCGGCAAGCGTTACTACGGTGGTTGCGAGCACGTGGACGTGGTTGAACAACTGGCCATCGACCGCATCAAGCAAATCTTTGGCGCTGAAGCCGCCAACGTGCAACCCAATTCCGGCTCGCAAGCCAACCAAGCTGTGCTGATGGCATTTGCCAAGCCCGGCGACACCATTCTGGGCATGAGCCTGGCCGAAGGCGGTCACCTGACCCACGGCATGGCACTGAACATGTCCGGCAAGTGGTTCAATGCCGTTTCTTACGGTCTGGACGCCAACGAAGCTATCGACTACGACAAGATGGAAGCGCTGGCACGTGAGCACAAGCCCCGCATCATCGTCGCCGGAGCCTCTGCCTACGCGCTGCACATTGACTTTGAGCGCTTCGCCAAGATCGCCAAGGAAGTCGGTGCCATTTTCTGGGTGGACATGGCTCACTACGCTGGCCTGATCGCTGCTGGCGTGTACCCCAACCCCGTGCCCCACGCTGACGTAGTCACCACCACCACCCACAAGAGCCTGCGCGGCCCCCGTGGCGGCGTGATCCTGATGAAGGCCGAGCACGAGAAGGCACTGAACAGCGCCATCTTCCCTGGCCTGCAAGGCGGCCCGCTGATGCACGTGATCGCCGGCAAGGCCGTCGCGTTCAAGGAAGCCCTGACTCCCGAGTTCAAGGCTTACCAGGAACAAGTTGTGAAGAACGCCAAGGTAATGGCCGACACGCTGACCGCACGCGGCCTGCGCATCGTCTCCGGTCGCACCGAAAGCCACGTGATGCTGGTGGACCTGCGCGCCAAGGGCATTACCGGCAAGGCTGCTGAAGCGGCTCTGGGTCTGGCTCACATCACTGTGAACAAGAACGCCATCCCCAATGACCCCGAAAAGCCATTCGTGACCAGCGGCATCCGTATCGGCACTCCCGCCATGACCACCCGTGGTTTCGGCGAAGAAGAAACCCGCATCACCGCCAACCTGGTGGCCGACGTGCTGGAGAACCCCACAGACGAAGCCACTCTGGCTGCCGTGCGTGAAAAGGTTGCCGCACTGACCGCCAAGCTGCCCGTCTACAGCAAGTAA
- the aroC gene encoding chorismate synthase, producing MSGNTFGTIFTVTNFGESHGPAIGCVIDGCPPGMALSEADIQFDLDRRRPGTSKFVTQRNEPDAVEILSGVYEGKTTGTPIALLIRNTDQRSKDYSNIAQSFRPGHADYAYFQKYGIRDPRGGGRSSARLTAPTVAAGAVAKKWLKEKFGTEFRACMTQIGELPIGFEGWEHVPHNPFFAPVADVTQYEEYMEQLRKSGDSCGAALRVNASNMPVGLGQPLYDRLDADIAYAMMGLNAVKAVEIGAGFDSVAQRGTTHGDSLSPEGFRSNNAGGIVGGISTGQDLEVRIGIKPTSSIITPRESIDVHGNTAEVITKGRHDPCVGIRAAPIAEALLALVVMDHALRHRAQNADVDSGLAPIPASAA from the coding sequence ATGAGCGGCAATACCTTCGGCACAATTTTCACGGTCACCAACTTTGGTGAATCCCACGGTCCAGCCATTGGCTGCGTGATTGACGGCTGCCCCCCGGGCATGGCCTTGAGTGAGGCAGATATCCAGTTCGATCTGGACCGCCGCCGCCCCGGCACCAGCAAGTTTGTCACCCAGCGCAACGAGCCCGATGCGGTCGAGATTCTCTCGGGCGTGTACGAGGGTAAGACCACGGGCACGCCGATTGCGCTGCTCATCCGCAATACCGACCAGCGCAGCAAGGATTACTCCAACATTGCGCAGAGCTTTCGCCCCGGGCACGCTGACTACGCTTACTTTCAAAAGTACGGCATCCGCGACCCGCGTGGCGGTGGCCGATCATCTGCCCGCCTGACAGCGCCCACGGTGGCGGCTGGCGCAGTGGCTAAAAAGTGGCTCAAAGAAAAGTTTGGCACCGAGTTTCGCGCCTGCATGACGCAGATTGGCGAGCTGCCCATAGGCTTTGAGGGCTGGGAGCATGTGCCGCACAACCCCTTCTTCGCCCCCGTGGCCGATGTGACGCAGTACGAGGAATACATGGAGCAGCTGCGCAAGAGCGGTGACTCCTGTGGTGCTGCGCTGCGCGTGAACGCCAGCAATATGCCTGTGGGTCTGGGTCAGCCTCTGTATGACCGGCTGGACGCCGACATTGCCTACGCCATGATGGGCTTGAACGCCGTCAAGGCCGTAGAAATTGGCGCAGGCTTTGACAGTGTGGCCCAGCGCGGCACCACGCACGGTGATTCGCTGAGCCCTGAGGGCTTTCGCAGCAACAACGCTGGCGGCATCGTGGGCGGTATCAGCACCGGGCAAGACCTGGAAGTGCGCATTGGCATCAAGCCCACCAGCTCCATCATCACGCCGCGTGAATCGATTGATGTGCATGGCAATACCGCCGAAGTGATTACCAAGGGCCGCCACGACCCGTGCGTGGGCATTCGCGCGGCACCCATTGCCGAAGCGTTGCTGGCCCTGGTGGTGATGGACCACGCGCTGCGCCACCGTGCGCAGAACGCAGATGTCGATTCGGGCTTGGCGCCCATTCCTGCTTCAGCCGCCTGA